One window of the Scylla paramamosain isolate STU-SP2022 chromosome 22, ASM3559412v1, whole genome shotgun sequence genome contains the following:
- the LOC135111745 gene encoding hrp65 protein-like isoform X1 produces the protein MENGSSYKGRGGGGGGGGGSAPSGGGGGATIDDRRNPQRYGTRPQYGYSPQRSTAGGDHRSAGMKDKIKERVNTELSGPQFDLPPLDTAEKKFNASSRLFVGNLPRDIPYEELKAIFAKYGELGQVYFNKEGAYAFINFDFRANAEKAKRELQGTEVRNRPLKIRFASITTGVRVKNLTGCVSNELLEKAFNVFGQIEACRVIVDDRGKPTGEGIVIFADKKGATLAVKKCHEECYFLTSALRPVIVEPLEARDEEEGNPESSMHKNDQYKQERKEGPRFADRDSFEYEYGVRWKRLYEMYKEKKMLLESDLQAEVEQLERRLAIVKHEHETEKLRQELIAREQEAVQMGRTMYMRGSSSYSSGYSSLGGYSSGLSSSYSSQGSGYGSGGGYGGQGGGYSSQGGYGGSDRYQGLRDERYGDYDGRRGDDRYGDDRYQRMQDDRYMHSLQDERYKAAMHMASGRGASPATGGGGGGGGGSGAASSGTGASGGPGPGGIGSHNDQPFQQGGGKRDSGAPGGGGQFQQQSDQAGGGKRDMPGGGGQFQQGGMKRDNMPGGGQGFQQGGMKRDDGPGGGGQFQQGGIKRDDMPGGGGQFQQGGMKRDNLPGGGQGFQQGGMKRDDGPSGGGGGAGGQQFQPGGMKRDNMPGGGQQFPQGGMKRDNLPVGGGPFPQGPKNLGPGLMGPGGVQFPQGGMKREVSLTGQQFPPGMNRSMGLAGQFPPGMKRDNLPVGGGQFQQGGMKRDAMAAGGSQPAGGQGSADVKRPRY, from the exons ATGGAAAACGGCTCGTCTTATaaggggcgaggaggaggaggaggtggaggtggtggatcGGCGCcatcaggtggaggaggaggagcaacaataGATGACAGAAGAAATCCTCAGCGTTATGGAACTCGACCTCAATACGGTTAT TCACCACAGCGATCCACGGCAGGAGGAGACCACAGAAGTGCCGGCATGAAG GACAAGATCAAGGAACGAGTAAACACTGAGCTGAGCGGGCCTCAGTTCGACCTGCCACCCCTGGACACTGCAGAGAAGAAGTTCAATGCCAGCAGTCGTCTCTTTGTGGGAAACCTGCCTCGTGACATTCCCTATGAGGAACTCAAGGCTATCTTTGCCAAGTATGGAGAGTTGGGGCAGGTTTACTTCAACAAGGAGGGAGCCTATGCCTTCATTAACTTT GACTTCCGTGCCAATGCTGAGAAGGCCAAGCGTGAGTTGCAGGGGACAGAGGTGCGCAACCGTCCCCTCAAGATCCGCTTTGCCTCCATAACCACTGGCGTGAGGGTCAAGAACCTCACTGGTTGCGTGTCCAATGAACTCCTGGAGAAGGCGTTCAATGTGTTTGGTCAG ATCGAGGCGTGCCGTGTGATTGTTGACGACCGGGGAAAACCCACGGGGGAAGGCATCGTGATATTTGCCGACAAGAAAGGTGCCACACTGGCTGTCAAGAAGTGTCACGAGGAGTGCTATTTCCTCACCAG TGCCCTGCGGCCTGTCATCGTGGAACCTCTCGAGGCtagggatgaggaagaaggcAATCCGGAGAGCTCCATGCACAAGAATGACCAGTACAAGCAGGAACGGAAGGAGGGCCCAAG GTTTGCTGACAGGGACAGCTTTGAGTATGAGTATGGTGTTCGTTGGAAGCGGCTCTATGAAAtgtacaaggaaaagaagatgctGCTTGAGTCTGACCTCCAGGCTGAGGTGGAGCAGCTGGAGAGACGACTTGCCATTGTGAAGCACGAGCATGAGACAGAGAAGCTGCGTCAGG AACTGATAGCCCGAGAGCAGGAGGCTGTACAGATGGGTCGCACCATGTACATGCGAGGAAGCAGCAGCTACAGCAGTGGCTACAGTAGTTTGGGTGGATACAGTAGTGGACTTAGCAGTAGCTATAGCAGCCAAGGCAGTGGATATGGGAGCGGAGGCGGATATGGGGGTCAGGGAGGTGGATATTCAAGCCAAGGAGGCTATGGGGGATCT GACCGTTATCAGGGACTGAGAGACGAACGCTATGGTGACTACGACGGGAGGCGTGGAGATGACAGGTATGGCGACGATCGTTACCAGAGGATGCAGGATGACCGCTACATGCACTCCCTTCAAGATGAGCGATACAAAGCTGCCATGCACATGGCCAGTGGTAGGGGTGCCTCTCCTgccactggtggtggtggaggtggtggtggtggtagtggtgctgcctCTTCAGGGACTGGTGCAAGTGGTGGCCCCGGCCCTGGTGGTATTGGAAGCCATAATGATCAGCCTTTCCAGCAGGGAGGTGGAAAGAGGGACTCTGGAGCCCCAGGAGGTGGTGGACAGTTCCAGCAGCAATCTGATCAAGCAGGGGGTGGCAAGAGGGACATGCCAGGGGGAGGTGGACAGTTCCAACAGGGAGGCATGAAGAGGGACAACATGccaggaggaggacaagggttCCAGCAAGGTGGCATGAAGAGGGATGATGGACCAGGGGGAGGTGGACAGTTCCAGCAGGGAGGCATAAAGAGGGATGACATgccaggaggaggtggacagtTCCAGCAGGGAGGTATGAAGAGAGACAACTTGCCTGGTGGAGGACAGGGATTCCAGCAAGGGGGCATGAAGAGGGATGATGGAccaagcggaggaggaggaggagcaggagggcaACAGTTCCAGCCGGGAGGCATGAAGAGGGACAACATGCCTGGTGGGGGACAACAGTTCCCACAAGGAGGCATGAAGAGAGATAACCTGCCAGTAGGAGGGGGACCATTTCCACAAGGTCCCAAAAATTTAGGGCCAGGCTTGATGGGTCCAGGAGGTGTACAGTTTCCACAGGGAGGCATGAAGAGAGAGGTGTCATTGACGGGGCAGCAGTTTCCACCAGGCATGAACAGGAGCATGGGCTTGGCAGGACAGTTTCCACCAGGCATGAAGAGGGACAATTTGCCAGTAGGTGGTGGACAGTTCCAGCAGGGGGGCATGAAGAGGGATGCCATGGCAGCAGgtggcagccagccagccggtgGGCAGGGTTCTGCTGATGTAAAGCGACCTCGTTATTAG
- the LOC135111745 gene encoding hrp65 protein-like isoform X2, with translation MENGSSYKGRGGGGGGGGGSAPSGGGGGATIDDRRNPQRYGTRPQYGYDKIKERVNTELSGPQFDLPPLDTAEKKFNASSRLFVGNLPRDIPYEELKAIFAKYGELGQVYFNKEGAYAFINFDFRANAEKAKRELQGTEVRNRPLKIRFASITTGVRVKNLTGCVSNELLEKAFNVFGQIEACRVIVDDRGKPTGEGIVIFADKKGATLAVKKCHEECYFLTSALRPVIVEPLEARDEEEGNPESSMHKNDQYKQERKEGPRFADRDSFEYEYGVRWKRLYEMYKEKKMLLESDLQAEVEQLERRLAIVKHEHETEKLRQELIAREQEAVQMGRTMYMRGSSSYSSGYSSLGGYSSGLSSSYSSQGSGYGSGGGYGGQGGGYSSQGGYGGSDRYQGLRDERYGDYDGRRGDDRYGDDRYQRMQDDRYMHSLQDERYKAAMHMASGRGASPATGGGGGGGGGSGAASSGTGASGGPGPGGIGSHNDQPFQQGGGKRDSGAPGGGGQFQQQSDQAGGGKRDMPGGGGQFQQGGMKRDNMPGGGQGFQQGGMKRDDGPGGGGQFQQGGIKRDDMPGGGGQFQQGGMKRDNLPGGGQGFQQGGMKRDDGPSGGGGGAGGQQFQPGGMKRDNMPGGGQQFPQGGMKRDNLPVGGGPFPQGPKNLGPGLMGPGGVQFPQGGMKREVSLTGQQFPPGMNRSMGLAGQFPPGMKRDNLPVGGGQFQQGGMKRDAMAAGGSQPAGGQGSADVKRPRY, from the exons ATGGAAAACGGCTCGTCTTATaaggggcgaggaggaggaggaggtggaggtggtggatcGGCGCcatcaggtggaggaggaggagcaacaataGATGACAGAAGAAATCCTCAGCGTTATGGAACTCGACCTCAATACGGTTAT GACAAGATCAAGGAACGAGTAAACACTGAGCTGAGCGGGCCTCAGTTCGACCTGCCACCCCTGGACACTGCAGAGAAGAAGTTCAATGCCAGCAGTCGTCTCTTTGTGGGAAACCTGCCTCGTGACATTCCCTATGAGGAACTCAAGGCTATCTTTGCCAAGTATGGAGAGTTGGGGCAGGTTTACTTCAACAAGGAGGGAGCCTATGCCTTCATTAACTTT GACTTCCGTGCCAATGCTGAGAAGGCCAAGCGTGAGTTGCAGGGGACAGAGGTGCGCAACCGTCCCCTCAAGATCCGCTTTGCCTCCATAACCACTGGCGTGAGGGTCAAGAACCTCACTGGTTGCGTGTCCAATGAACTCCTGGAGAAGGCGTTCAATGTGTTTGGTCAG ATCGAGGCGTGCCGTGTGATTGTTGACGACCGGGGAAAACCCACGGGGGAAGGCATCGTGATATTTGCCGACAAGAAAGGTGCCACACTGGCTGTCAAGAAGTGTCACGAGGAGTGCTATTTCCTCACCAG TGCCCTGCGGCCTGTCATCGTGGAACCTCTCGAGGCtagggatgaggaagaaggcAATCCGGAGAGCTCCATGCACAAGAATGACCAGTACAAGCAGGAACGGAAGGAGGGCCCAAG GTTTGCTGACAGGGACAGCTTTGAGTATGAGTATGGTGTTCGTTGGAAGCGGCTCTATGAAAtgtacaaggaaaagaagatgctGCTTGAGTCTGACCTCCAGGCTGAGGTGGAGCAGCTGGAGAGACGACTTGCCATTGTGAAGCACGAGCATGAGACAGAGAAGCTGCGTCAGG AACTGATAGCCCGAGAGCAGGAGGCTGTACAGATGGGTCGCACCATGTACATGCGAGGAAGCAGCAGCTACAGCAGTGGCTACAGTAGTTTGGGTGGATACAGTAGTGGACTTAGCAGTAGCTATAGCAGCCAAGGCAGTGGATATGGGAGCGGAGGCGGATATGGGGGTCAGGGAGGTGGATATTCAAGCCAAGGAGGCTATGGGGGATCT GACCGTTATCAGGGACTGAGAGACGAACGCTATGGTGACTACGACGGGAGGCGTGGAGATGACAGGTATGGCGACGATCGTTACCAGAGGATGCAGGATGACCGCTACATGCACTCCCTTCAAGATGAGCGATACAAAGCTGCCATGCACATGGCCAGTGGTAGGGGTGCCTCTCCTgccactggtggtggtggaggtggtggtggtggtagtggtgctgcctCTTCAGGGACTGGTGCAAGTGGTGGCCCCGGCCCTGGTGGTATTGGAAGCCATAATGATCAGCCTTTCCAGCAGGGAGGTGGAAAGAGGGACTCTGGAGCCCCAGGAGGTGGTGGACAGTTCCAGCAGCAATCTGATCAAGCAGGGGGTGGCAAGAGGGACATGCCAGGGGGAGGTGGACAGTTCCAACAGGGAGGCATGAAGAGGGACAACATGccaggaggaggacaagggttCCAGCAAGGTGGCATGAAGAGGGATGATGGACCAGGGGGAGGTGGACAGTTCCAGCAGGGAGGCATAAAGAGGGATGACATgccaggaggaggtggacagtTCCAGCAGGGAGGTATGAAGAGAGACAACTTGCCTGGTGGAGGACAGGGATTCCAGCAAGGGGGCATGAAGAGGGATGATGGAccaagcggaggaggaggaggagcaggagggcaACAGTTCCAGCCGGGAGGCATGAAGAGGGACAACATGCCTGGTGGGGGACAACAGTTCCCACAAGGAGGCATGAAGAGAGATAACCTGCCAGTAGGAGGGGGACCATTTCCACAAGGTCCCAAAAATTTAGGGCCAGGCTTGATGGGTCCAGGAGGTGTACAGTTTCCACAGGGAGGCATGAAGAGAGAGGTGTCATTGACGGGGCAGCAGTTTCCACCAGGCATGAACAGGAGCATGGGCTTGGCAGGACAGTTTCCACCAGGCATGAAGAGGGACAATTTGCCAGTAGGTGGTGGACAGTTCCAGCAGGGGGGCATGAAGAGGGATGCCATGGCAGCAGgtggcagccagccagccggtgGGCAGGGTTCTGCTGATGTAAAGCGACCTCGTTATTAG